One window of Metopolophium dirhodum isolate CAU chromosome 3, ASM1992520v1, whole genome shotgun sequence genomic DNA carries:
- the LOC132941103 gene encoding very-long-chain (3R)-3-hydroxyacyl-CoA dehydratase hpo-8-like, translating into MAVTKGKTNKKPSLVVNSYLFTYNFIQILGWSYLLFQIVNFYVNPPKSQSLWDVVKYTVGIFQNAAFIEIFNVATGLVKSNLAVTIQQVLSRVAIVAAIAFIPETSDSPGLPLALTAWCFAEITRYSYYGFNIIGYIPYLIIWARYTFFYVLYPVGVTGELLVYWTSLGYVGRTKMWSIEMPNKLNISFSLWSAIAMVMLIYIPLFPQMYMHMVYQRKKTLGSPETKKIQKKVQ; encoded by the exons ATGGCGGTGACCAAAGGAAAAACGAACAAAAAACCTAGTCTGGTAGTAAATTCGTATTTGTTCACATataatttcattcaaattttggg atggagttatttgttatttcaaaTCGTTAATTTCTATGTGAACCCACCCAAATCTCAATCATTGTGGGATGTTGTAAAGTATACAGTTGGAATTTTCCAAAACGCTGCGTTCATTGAG atattcaATGTAGCTACTGGTTTGGTGAAATCTAATTTGGCAGTTACTATTCAACAAGTTCTGTCTCGTGTAGCCATTGTTGCTGCTATTGCATTTATACCAGAGACATCAGACTCACCAGGTTTACCATTGGCTTTAACTGCTTGGTGCTTTGCAGAAATCACCAGATACTCATACTATGGTTTCaatattattggttatataCCTTACCTAATCATTTGGGCAAg GTATACTTTCTTCTATGTTCTGTATCCAGTTGGTGTTACTGGAGAATTATTAGTATACTGGACGTCATTAGGATATGTTGGAAGAACCAAAATGTGGAGTATCGAAAtgcctaataaattaaatatttcatttagtcTATGGTCTGCAATTGCAATGGTTATGCTGATTTATATACCAT tgttccCTCAAATGTACATGCATATGGTATACCAAAGGAAGAAAACACTTGGAAGcccagaaacaaaaaaaatacaaaaaaaagttcaatga